The Agromyces marinus genome window below encodes:
- a CDS encoding PAS domain S-box protein — protein MSERGTILLVAESEGVLRELTGILEPERYTALTSPPLPDRVLGSLRVHPDLVVIDAGLRNGDAIALAAALHADVGTDDVPVAFVAPADDVGIRVRALAAGDDLMSTPFDPQDVLDRVERLVVVSRLRRALRESQAGFREAAASEREAVVTADERGVIRGWNDAATALLGHTEAQALGQPVGMLVPLRERHRFRASLDRVRVGDDRHIIGASIDLSVARRDGTEFLAGLSYATWVFGGRRYFTGIVRELEDRAVDADAFGSVPEASIDAIVSADRDGRIVAWNSAATRVLGYEEEEAVGRLLDLIVPPEFHDAHHAGMRRYAETGEAKVIGRTVELSARTKAGERIPIELSLSTWMIRGERFYTGIIRDIGERRAAEAAIRRSERDLRARSAELREKNAALEGTLDQLSRMQDQLILQEKMASLGRLSAGMAHELNNPASAAQRGSSQAQAAFAKLQVTQLELGRLGLYGSRLERLRELDALAAERADRPAEYGALERSDREAAVESWLDEHGVAEAGELAPSLVSLGIGIDDLERLEEVFPEEERRVIVVWLSQKYLVYSLLAEVAVGTTRMVELVKALKTYTYMDQAPVQDVDVRHGLDNTLVMLHNKLKRGVRVVKEYDADLPTIQAHASELNQVWTNLIDNAIDAMGGEGTLTVRARGEGDRIVVEVEDDGPGMSPEARSRVFDPFFTTKPLGEGTGLGLPISRNIIVKKHHGDLEVDSGPAFTRFTARLPVGVAPSDDGEED, from the coding sequence ATGAGTGAGCGCGGGACGATCCTGCTCGTGGCCGAATCCGAGGGCGTGCTGCGCGAGCTCACCGGCATCCTCGAACCCGAGCGGTACACCGCGCTCACGAGCCCGCCCTTGCCGGATCGCGTGCTCGGCTCGCTCCGGGTGCATCCCGACCTGGTCGTGATCGACGCGGGCCTGCGCAACGGCGACGCGATCGCGCTCGCCGCAGCACTCCACGCCGACGTCGGAACCGACGACGTGCCCGTCGCGTTCGTCGCCCCGGCCGACGACGTGGGCATCCGCGTCCGGGCGCTCGCCGCGGGAGACGACCTCATGTCGACCCCGTTCGACCCGCAGGACGTGCTCGACCGCGTCGAACGGCTGGTCGTCGTCTCGCGGCTCCGGCGCGCGCTGCGGGAGTCGCAGGCGGGGTTCCGCGAGGCCGCGGCATCCGAGCGGGAAGCGGTCGTCACGGCCGACGAACGCGGCGTGATCCGGGGCTGGAACGACGCCGCGACGGCCCTCCTCGGGCACACCGAGGCGCAGGCCCTCGGGCAGCCGGTGGGCATGCTCGTGCCGTTGCGCGAGCGGCACCGGTTCCGGGCCAGCCTGGACCGGGTGCGGGTCGGCGACGACCGGCACATCATCGGCGCTTCGATCGACCTCTCGGTCGCACGGCGCGACGGCACCGAGTTCCTCGCCGGACTCTCGTACGCCACCTGGGTGTTCGGCGGTCGCCGGTACTTCACCGGGATCGTCCGGGAACTCGAGGACCGCGCCGTCGATGCCGACGCGTTCGGGTCGGTTCCGGAGGCGTCCATCGACGCCATCGTCTCGGCCGATCGCGACGGGCGCATCGTCGCGTGGAACTCGGCGGCGACCCGCGTGCTCGGGTACGAGGAGGAGGAGGCCGTCGGGCGACTGCTCGACCTGATCGTCCCGCCCGAGTTCCACGACGCGCACCACGCCGGCATGCGGCGGTACGCCGAGACCGGCGAGGCGAAGGTCATCGGCCGCACCGTCGAGCTGTCCGCCAGGACGAAGGCGGGCGAACGCATCCCGATCGAGCTGTCGCTGTCGACGTGGATGATCCGGGGCGAACGGTTCTACACGGGCATCATCCGCGACATCGGCGAGCGCCGCGCCGCCGAGGCGGCGATCCGCCGCAGCGAACGCGACCTGCGGGCGCGTTCGGCCGAACTGCGGGAGAAGAACGCGGCCCTCGAGGGCACCCTCGACCAGTTGAGCCGGATGCAGGACCAGCTGATCCTCCAGGAGAAGATGGCCTCGCTCGGGCGGCTGAGCGCCGGGATGGCGCACGAGCTGAACAATCCCGCTTCGGCGGCGCAGCGGGGCTCGAGCCAGGCGCAGGCCGCGTTCGCGAAACTGCAGGTCACCCAGCTCGAGCTCGGCAGGCTCGGCCTGTACGGGTCGCGACTCGAACGGTTGCGCGAACTCGACGCCCTCGCGGCCGAGCGCGCGGACCGCCCCGCCGAGTACGGTGCGCTCGAGCGCAGCGACCGTGAGGCCGCTGTGGAGTCCTGGCTCGACGAGCACGGGGTCGCCGAGGCGGGCGAACTCGCGCCGAGCCTGGTCAGCCTCGGCATCGGGATCGACGACCTCGAACGGCTCGAAGAGGTCTTCCCCGAGGAGGAACGGCGCGTCATCGTCGTCTGGTTGAGCCAGAAGTACCTCGTGTACTCGCTGCTGGCCGAGGTCGCCGTCGGCACGACGCGCATGGTCGAACTCGTGAAGGCGCTGAAGACGTACACCTACATGGACCAGGCCCCCGTCCAGGACGTCGACGTCCGGCACGGGCTCGACAACACGCTCGTGATGCTGCACAACAAGCTCAAGCGCGGGGTGCGCGTCGTGAAGGAGTACGACGCCGACCTGCCCACGATCCAGGCGCACGCGAGCGAACTGAACCAGGTCTGGACCAACCTGATCGACAACGCCATCGACGCCATGGGCGGCGAGGGCACCCTCACGGTCCGGGCTCGCGGCGAGGGCGATCGCATCGTCGTCGAGGTCGAGGACGACGGCCCGGGCATGTCGCCCGAGGCGCGTTCGCGGGTGTTCGATCCCTTCTTCACCACCAAGCCGCTCGGCGAGGGCACCGGGCTCGGCCTGCCGATCTCGCGGAACATCATCGTCAAGAAGCACCACGGCGACCTCGAGGTCGACTCCGGGCCCGCGTTCACGCGGTTCACGGCCCGCCTTCCCGTGGGCGTGGCTCCGTCCGACGACGGCGAGGAGGACTGA
- a CDS encoding DedA family protein, with protein sequence MHAALIPWLDPETIIQSAGPWALLVVCFIVFAETGLLVGFLLPGDTLLVISGLLSNPDVVPPNGVFGVSVWLVALLIGVSAFVGGEVGYEIGHRGGPKVFERKESGVFSVRNVERTNAFFVRFGGITIILARFVPIVRTFAPVAAGVGHMRRSRYTLYNFIGAVLWGIGLTMLGYAVSFIPPVAYLVREYIDLILLVAVGGTALVTAWHYFRERAKARRAAAAGDDVVTDEDEAEELVLDPDVFDRPSHHDGDHPRRGDQHGDGRPPHEGG encoded by the coding sequence ATCCACGCCGCGCTCATCCCCTGGCTCGACCCGGAGACGATCATCCAGTCGGCCGGTCCATGGGCCCTGCTCGTCGTGTGCTTCATCGTGTTCGCCGAGACGGGCCTGCTCGTCGGCTTCCTCCTGCCGGGCGACACCCTGCTCGTCATCTCGGGTCTGCTCTCGAACCCCGACGTCGTGCCACCGAACGGCGTGTTCGGCGTCTCCGTGTGGCTCGTCGCGCTGCTCATCGGCGTCTCGGCGTTCGTCGGCGGTGAAGTGGGCTACGAGATCGGCCACCGCGGCGGCCCGAAGGTGTTCGAACGCAAGGAGAGCGGCGTCTTCAGCGTCCGGAACGTGGAGCGGACCAATGCGTTCTTCGTCCGCTTCGGCGGGATCACGATCATCCTCGCCCGGTTCGTGCCGATCGTGCGCACGTTCGCGCCCGTCGCAGCCGGCGTCGGGCACATGCGGCGCAGCCGGTACACCCTGTACAACTTCATCGGCGCGGTGCTGTGGGGCATCGGGCTGACGATGCTCGGCTACGCGGTCAGCTTCATCCCGCCGGTCGCGTACCTCGTGCGCGAGTACATCGACCTGATCCTCCTGGTCGCGGTGGGCGGCACCGCCCTGGTCACCGCTTGGCACTACTTCCGCGAGCGGGCGAAGGCCAGGCGCGCGGCGGCCGCGGGCGACGACGTCGTCACCGACGAAGACGAGGCCGAGGAGCTCGTGCTCGACCCCGACGTGTTCGACCGGCCGTCGCATCACGACGGCGACCACCCTCGCCGCGGCGACCAGCACGGCGACGGACGCCCGCCGCACGAGGGCGGCTGA
- a CDS encoding helix-turn-helix transcriptional regulator, translated as MIPQLTGARVRGDLDVLSRAGLDLDEFIGEATDSVLRAVPWVGACVGTHDPATMMLTSARKYGALKAHNEHDRLFGIIEYGSEEPTSFRSLAAGDHRAIGMHATAGDELDRSQRMTRLMTPVYGFADEARLLFRDGTAVWGCLAIFRGPEDPSFTSDEVDFLGSLSESFARGVRSGILTRLAHEDAGDETGGPAVVIVDAHDEVAQISLGAEERLAALRGNAHGGDPLSLVTSLVGAARRTLADPASPPARARVRTASGTWLLLHASPLRGAAGATGDVVVTIEEARPPEIVSLVVAAFGLTSRERDVTRLVLQGVETKEIASTLHVSAYTVQDHLKSVFDKAGVRSRRELVSRVYFDQYVPRMGETVGATGWFAG; from the coding sequence GTGATTCCCCAGCTGACCGGGGCCCGCGTGCGGGGCGACCTCGACGTGCTCTCGCGCGCCGGGCTCGATCTCGACGAGTTCATCGGCGAGGCGACGGACTCGGTGCTCCGCGCCGTCCCCTGGGTGGGCGCGTGCGTCGGCACCCACGACCCCGCGACGATGATGCTCACGAGTGCCCGCAAGTACGGCGCGCTGAAGGCGCACAACGAGCACGATCGGCTCTTCGGCATCATCGAGTACGGCTCGGAGGAGCCGACGTCGTTCCGATCGCTCGCGGCCGGCGATCACCGCGCGATCGGCATGCACGCGACCGCCGGCGACGAGCTCGACCGGTCGCAGCGGATGACGCGGCTCATGACGCCCGTCTACGGATTCGCCGACGAGGCCCGTCTGCTGTTCCGCGACGGCACCGCCGTCTGGGGGTGCCTCGCGATCTTCCGTGGGCCGGAGGACCCCTCCTTCACCTCGGACGAGGTCGACTTCCTGGGTTCGCTGTCGGAGTCCTTCGCGCGAGGCGTGCGCTCGGGCATCCTCACCCGACTCGCCCACGAGGATGCGGGCGACGAGACCGGCGGCCCCGCCGTCGTCATCGTCGACGCGCACGACGAGGTGGCGCAGATCAGCCTCGGCGCCGAGGAGCGACTCGCGGCGCTGCGCGGCAACGCGCATGGCGGCGACCCGCTCAGCCTCGTCACCTCGCTCGTCGGGGCCGCACGCCGCACGCTCGCCGACCCCGCTTCACCCCCGGCGCGCGCCCGGGTCCGGACCGCGTCCGGCACCTGGCTGCTCCTCCACGCGTCGCCGCTGCGCGGCGCCGCCGGCGCGACCGGCGACGTCGTCGTGACCATCGAGGAGGCGAGGCCGCCCGAGATCGTCTCGCTCGTGGTCGCCGCGTTCGGGCTCACCTCGCGCGAGCGCGATGTCACGCGCCTCGTGCTCCAGGGCGTCGAGACGAAGGAGATCGCCTCGACGCTGCACGTGTCGGCCTACACCGTGCAGGACCACCTGAAGTCGGTGTTCGACAAGGCCGGCGTCCGCAGCCGCCGGGAACTCGTCTCGCGCGTCTACTTCGACCAGTACGTGCCCCGAATGGGCGAGACCGTCGGCGCGACGGGGTGGTTCGCGGGCTGA
- a CDS encoding FAD-binding oxidoreductase, whose protein sequence is MNLSLTDTSTLRGAGTVLLPGDPGYEAATVPWNLAVVQRPAAVAVPRSTDEVARVVRAATGLGMRVAPQSTGHGAAMLANRSLADAVLVRMHELTGVTIDPAARTARVVGGTLWRDVVTAAAAHGLAALHGSAGDVAVAGYALGGGLSFYGRAHGLASSHVRAVELVTADGGLIRASAEEHSDLFWALRGGGGGNFGVVVAVEIDLIPVADVVGGMLLWDLSRAREVTRAWARWTADLPESATTSLRYLRFPPDPAMPPFLSGRSLVVIDGAILEDDERAAELLAPLRSLDPEIDTFARIPAAGLVDVHMDPPGPVPAVSDHAMLADLPDAAIEALLAVAGPDVDIPLMAAELRHLGGALARPNRGALTLLDGAFALFAVSATPTPELAAAGEAVTRSIASALAPWTSGSTFLNFAEREIDPRTAFDDADWARLVEVRRSVDPTGVFAAAHAIDPRR, encoded by the coding sequence ATGAACCTCTCACTCACCGACACCTCGACGCTTCGCGGGGCCGGAACGGTGCTCCTGCCCGGCGATCCCGGCTACGAGGCGGCGACCGTCCCGTGGAACCTCGCGGTCGTGCAGCGCCCAGCCGCCGTCGCCGTCCCCCGCTCGACCGACGAGGTCGCGCGCGTCGTCCGGGCTGCGACCGGGCTCGGCATGCGCGTCGCGCCGCAGAGCACCGGCCACGGCGCCGCGATGCTCGCGAACCGGTCGCTCGCCGACGCCGTGCTGGTCCGGATGCACGAGCTGACCGGCGTCACGATCGATCCCGCCGCGCGAACGGCCCGCGTGGTCGGCGGCACGCTGTGGCGCGATGTCGTCACGGCTGCTGCCGCACACGGGCTCGCCGCGCTGCACGGAAGTGCCGGCGACGTCGCCGTGGCCGGCTACGCCCTGGGCGGCGGCCTCTCGTTCTACGGCCGCGCGCACGGGCTGGCCTCGTCGCACGTCCGCGCGGTCGAACTCGTGACGGCCGACGGCGGGCTCATTCGCGCGAGCGCCGAAGAGCATTCCGACCTGTTCTGGGCCCTCCGCGGCGGGGGCGGGGGCAACTTCGGCGTCGTCGTCGCGGTCGAGATCGACCTGATCCCGGTTGCCGACGTCGTCGGCGGCATGCTGCTCTGGGACCTCTCCCGAGCACGCGAGGTGACGCGAGCCTGGGCGCGGTGGACGGCCGATCTCCCCGAGTCGGCCACCACCTCGCTGCGCTACCTGCGCTTCCCGCCCGATCCGGCGATGCCGCCGTTCCTCAGCGGCCGCAGCCTCGTGGTGATCGACGGTGCGATCCTCGAGGACGACGAGCGGGCGGCCGAGCTGCTCGCACCGCTGCGCTCGCTCGACCCCGAGATCGACACGTTCGCCCGCATCCCGGCCGCCGGACTCGTGGACGTGCACATGGACCCGCCGGGACCGGTTCCTGCGGTCAGCGATCACGCGATGCTCGCCGATCTGCCGGATGCCGCGATCGAGGCGCTGCTGGCGGTCGCCGGGCCGGATGTCGACATCCCCCTCATGGCGGCCGAGCTCCGCCACCTGGGCGGCGCGCTCGCGCGCCCGAACCGCGGGGCGCTCACGCTGCTCGACGGCGCGTTCGCGCTGTTCGCGGTATCCGCCACGCCGACGCCCGAACTGGCGGCGGCCGGCGAGGCGGTCACCCGGTCGATCGCCTCCGCACTGGCGCCCTGGACCTCGGGTTCGACGTTCCTGAACTTCGCCGAGCGCGAGATCGACCCCCGAACCGCGTTCGACGACGCCGACTGGGCGCGCCTGGTGGAGGTGCGTCGCAGCGTCGACCCGACCGGCGTCTTCGCCGCCGCCCACGCGATCGACCCGCGCCGCTGA
- a CDS encoding cation diffusion facilitator family transporter, which yields MGHTHDHAADAHAAGRTRLLIAIAIIGSFVIVQVVGGFLSGSLALLADAGHMVSDLFGLVVALGAALVAARPATDRQTYGFRRFEVLGALINGVVLIVVAATVTIGAVGRLVSGAAGEAHEVGGGPMLVVAVAGLVANVAALLVLRGGAGTSINLRGAYLEVFGDTVGSVMVIAAAIVILTTGWSAADPIASLLIAALIVPRAIVLLRDVVHVLSQSVPAETDVAEIREHILRTDGVVAVHDVHVWAITTGAHVFSAHVEVEPAVFAEHRVDALLDELGGCLDEHFDVEHSTFQLEPSGRGRREPATHA from the coding sequence ATGGGACACACGCACGACCACGCCGCCGACGCGCACGCCGCCGGACGAACCCGCCTGCTGATCGCGATCGCGATCATCGGCTCGTTCGTCATCGTCCAGGTGGTCGGCGGGTTCCTCAGCGGCTCGCTCGCCCTCCTCGCCGACGCCGGGCACATGGTCAGCGACCTGTTCGGACTCGTCGTCGCGCTCGGCGCCGCGCTCGTCGCCGCCCGGCCGGCGACCGACCGCCAGACGTACGGCTTCCGCAGGTTCGAGGTGCTCGGCGCGCTCATCAACGGGGTCGTGCTCATCGTCGTCGCCGCGACCGTCACGATCGGCGCCGTCGGCCGGCTCGTGTCCGGCGCCGCGGGTGAGGCGCACGAGGTCGGGGGCGGGCCGATGCTCGTCGTCGCGGTCGCCGGCCTCGTCGCGAACGTCGCGGCGCTGCTCGTGCTGCGCGGCGGGGCGGGCACCTCGATCAACCTCCGCGGCGCCTACCTCGAGGTGTTCGGCGACACCGTCGGGTCGGTCATGGTCATCGCGGCGGCGATCGTCATCCTCACGACCGGGTGGAGCGCCGCCGACCCGATCGCGTCGCTCCTGATCGCGGCCCTGATCGTCCCGCGCGCGATCGTGCTGCTGCGCGACGTCGTGCACGTGCTCAGCCAGTCGGTTCCCGCCGAGACGGATGTCGCGGAGATCCGCGAGCACATCCTCCGAACCGACGGCGTGGTCGCCGTGCACGACGTCCACGTGTGGGCGATCACGACCGGCGCGCACGTGTTCAGCGCCCATGTCGAGGTCGAGCCGGCGGTGTTCGCCGAGCACCGAGTCGACGCGCTGCTCGACGAACTGGGCGGATGCCTCGACGAGCACTTCGACGTCGAGCACTCGACGTTCCAGCTCGAGCCGTCAGGGCGTGGGCGGCGGGAGCCGGCGACGCACGCCTGA
- a CDS encoding non-canonical purine NTP pyrophosphatase, with protein sequence MPQPLEVVLATHNAHKVAEFQQILGAEFPGITVLPYDGPEPVEDGTSFDENAFIKARAAASHTGCIALADDSGIAVEVMGGSPGIFSARWAGPGRGAEANLELLLAQLGDIRDPHRSAHFHCTIALVVPDAAGGEPHEFAAVGTWPGRIATGRAGVNGFGYDPIFLPDGFDVSAAELAPEVKNAHSHRARAFRALLPELERVARSG encoded by the coding sequence CACAACGCCCACAAGGTCGCCGAGTTCCAGCAGATCCTCGGCGCCGAGTTCCCGGGCATCACGGTGCTGCCCTACGACGGGCCCGAGCCCGTCGAGGACGGCACGTCCTTCGACGAGAACGCCTTCATCAAGGCGCGCGCCGCGGCATCCCACACCGGGTGCATCGCGCTCGCCGACGACTCGGGCATCGCGGTCGAGGTCATGGGCGGCTCGCCGGGCATCTTCTCGGCCCGCTGGGCCGGGCCCGGGCGCGGCGCCGAAGCGAACCTCGAACTGCTGCTCGCGCAGCTCGGCGACATCCGCGACCCGCACCGCTCGGCGCACTTCCACTGCACCATCGCCCTGGTCGTGCCGGATGCCGCGGGCGGCGAGCCGCACGAATTCGCCGCCGTCGGCACATGGCCCGGCCGCATCGCGACCGGGCGCGCGGGCGTCAACGGGTTCGGGTACGACCCGATCTTCCTGCCCGACGGGTTCGACGTGTCGGCCGCCGAGCTCGCGCCCGAGGTCAAGAACGCGCACAGCCACCGGGCGCGCGCGTTCCGGGCGCTGCTGCCCGAGCTCGAGCGCGTCGCGCGGTCCGGCTGA